A genomic region of Solibacillus isronensis contains the following coding sequences:
- a CDS encoding SAVED domain-containing protein encodes MKKILNLFKGWHEKKIVLLLLGTGSTLVLGGIAKEWWLPILIPLINNQFNQDIPLPDDSIDYVVFAIGLVLIGLGIWFYFKTKEKRKLQTMLQIRHSSIEAGDYSKVDVDLSNYNIEPFSIIQTEELKNINEQNLQHALREQDKIVQKILQHLDGHTDIEVSYWGLAHIPLLVLLGYQIADKSNSSYFEWNQNFLKWEKVKEKSEVCPPLMLEEDISKQTVDETKEVIVRIGVTYPIHETDLNGLDLDKFNSFYLHLKPPHRNAIKCMEQLNEYQKQFRQLLDKINQTYPHLEKIHLFYSGQPSLAYRLGSTISPRMDKEIWVYNHLGIASPKYNWAINLQKAGNPVKIKITGANQIGNEES; translated from the coding sequence TTGAAAAAAATATTAAACCTGTTTAAAGGTTGGCATGAAAAAAAGATTGTTTTATTGTTACTTGGAACAGGTTCAACTCTGGTCTTAGGTGGTATTGCTAAGGAATGGTGGTTGCCTATACTTATCCCTTTAATAAATAATCAGTTCAATCAAGACATACCTCTTCCAGATGATTCTATTGATTATGTAGTGTTTGCGATTGGTTTAGTATTAATTGGTCTTGGTATTTGGTTTTATTTTAAAACAAAAGAAAAAAGAAAACTACAAACCATGTTGCAGATTCGCCATTCTTCTATTGAAGCAGGGGATTATTCGAAAGTTGATGTTGATTTATCGAATTATAACATTGAACCCTTTTCGATAATTCAAACAGAAGAATTAAAAAACATTAATGAACAAAATTTACAACATGCTTTAAGGGAACAGGATAAGATTGTACAAAAAATACTTCAACATCTGGATGGACATACAGATATAGAAGTATCTTATTGGGGATTAGCTCATATTCCACTTCTCGTTTTACTCGGTTATCAAATTGCTGATAAGTCTAATAGTTCTTACTTTGAATGGAATCAGAATTTTTTAAAATGGGAAAAAGTGAAGGAAAAAAGTGAAGTATGTCCTCCTTTGATGCTTGAAGAAGACATTTCGAAACAAACGGTAGATGAAACAAAGGAAGTAATAGTGAGAATAGGGGTTACTTATCCTATACATGAAACGGACTTAAACGGATTGGATTTAGATAAATTTAATTCCTTTTATCTTCATTTAAAGCCACCTCACAGAAATGCAATTAAATGTATGGAACAACTTAATGAATATCAGAAGCAGTTTCGTCAGCTATTGGATAAAATCAATCAAACATATCCTCATTTAGAAAAAATTCATTTGTTCTATTCAGGTCAACCTTCTTTAGCTTATCGTTTGGGAAGTACCATTTCTCCAAGAATGGATAAAGAAATTTGGGTGTATAACCATTTAGGAATAGCTTCTCCAAAATACAATTGGGCTATAAACCTTCAAAAAGCAGGAAATCCAGTAAAAATAAAAATCACAGGGGCGAATCAAATTGGGAATGAAGAATCTTAA